A portion of the Oxynema aestuarii AP17 genome contains these proteins:
- a CDS encoding YdcF family protein, whose protein sequence is MTFKLKCPPLIRRRERSTLTPWGWGVAIAIVMTILGMVFGSLYPFLAAIEPLPEAEILVVEGWLPDYALEAALAQFDRGNYRQLVTTGLPLARGSYLVEYRDFATLAAATLAAVGADRDRLVAVPGPAVMKDRTYASAVALREWSIATGTEVRAIDLISLGPHTRRSWLLFQLALSEIDVSVGAIAVEPMDYDPQRWWQSSAGVRSVISETIAYLYARFFQGTI, encoded by the coding sequence ATGACATTCAAGTTGAAATGTCCTCCCTTAATCCGGCGGCGAGAACGATCGACGTTAACCCCTTGGGGTTGGGGAGTGGCGATCGCCATTGTCATGACAATTTTAGGAATGGTGTTTGGCAGCCTTTATCCCTTTCTGGCGGCGATCGAACCGTTGCCGGAGGCCGAGATTTTGGTGGTTGAAGGCTGGTTGCCCGATTACGCCTTAGAGGCGGCATTAGCACAATTCGATCGCGGCAATTACCGCCAATTGGTGACCACCGGATTGCCGTTAGCACGGGGATCGTATTTGGTGGAATATCGCGATTTTGCCACCTTAGCCGCCGCCACCTTAGCCGCCGTGGGGGCCGATCGCGATCGCCTCGTGGCGGTTCCGGGTCCGGCGGTGATGAAAGATCGCACTTATGCGTCGGCAGTCGCCTTGCGCGAGTGGTCGATCGCCACGGGAACGGAAGTGAGGGCGATCGATTTAATCTCCCTCGGACCGCATACCCGGCGCAGTTGGCTGTTATTTCAATTAGCACTTTCCGAGATTGACGTGAGCGTTGGGGCGATCGCCGTCGAGCCGATGGACTACGATCCGCAACGTTGGTGGCAAAGTAGTGCGGGGGTGCGATCGGTGATTTCCGAGACGATCGCCTACCTGTACGCGCGCTTTTTCCAGGGGACGATCTAA